DNA from Lentibacillus amyloliquefaciens:
ACCAAGACTCCCGCCGCCTGAAAGCAATCCGGCAAATCCAAATACAAAAAAGAATACAAACGGCAAGAACACAAGCCACTCGCGCAGGTCACGTTTAATCGCATACCATTCTTTTTTTCCGATAGCGATAACCGGATGATGCAATTGCGATCCGGTTTGGCCAGATTTTTTCTTTCGCTTCTTCCCGCTTCCTTCGCTCAACTTTATCCAGCCGGTCCGGAAGCCTCTTTCAACCAGAGTTGACGTTACGATGAAAGCTATAACGGCCAATACGATAATCATCACTAACGGCAAAAACAAATCAAACGACCCGTCAGCCGCTCCAGTGATGGCGTCACTCGCCCACGTCACCGGCACCCATTCCGGAAATAGCGGAAGTCCTGATAAGATCATTTCAGATAGCGGACGGTCGTTTGCCAGGTTCGGTGCCATCAAGATTGCATAAACAAAAATTCCTGACAGCACACTCATCACAGTCATAAATTCATTTGCCTTGCTTGCCGGAACAACCTGAATGAGAAGTAAATTGAACACGTATGCAATTGACAGTCCGATCACAATAACCGCAAACAGGACAATCGGCACAACGGGGTAATATAAGAGACTTACGCCTTTCACCAGCCCATAGACATACAACGGTATGATATACAGCACAAACACCAATAACGGAACGCCGGCGAAACTTTGCATATATTTTACCCAAAATATGTATCGTGTCGGAATCGGCAACGTAAACAGCAAATTGAGATCGGTCGCTGAATAAAGGTGCTTGAACACTTGCGGCAGCCCGAGCAAAATGATAAATCCGATAACTAATAAAAAGCCGTATGACAAAATGCCGGCAAAAACCGGTTCCGTAATGGCATCGGCAATCACCCATATGCCGGCCGAAAGCCAATACAGCAAGATCGCAAACACCACAAACATCACAAAATAACCGAAATAATTTTTAGCGGGCTGTGTTTTCATCGTATTAATGAAGATTTTCCATTGATTTTTTAATAAAGCCTTCATCATTTGGCATCACCATGATCGGACATCTCACTGATAATCGCCTGTTGATCCTCACCACCGGTCAATTCAAGGAAGATATCCTCCAGACTCTGATCAGTGTGGCCACCGCTCGCCTTCAGTTCATCCATCGTGCCAAGGGCAATGATGTCACCTTCGAAAATAATCCCGACCCGGTCACACATCTGCTCAGCAATTTCAAGAATGTGCGTCGAAAGAAAAACAGTCATGCCATGATCACAAAGCTCGCGAAGCAAATTTTTCAAGCTGCGTGCACTTTTCGGATCAAGCCCGACCGTCGGCTCATCCATAAATAACACATCCGGTTCATGCGCGAGCGCACCGCATATGGCAATCTTTTGCTTCATACCATGCGAGTAGCTTTCGATTAAATCATCCGCCTGATCAGTCAGGCTGAATATCTTCAGCAATTCATTCGCTCTTGTCTGAAATTGCTCTTTCGGTATCCGGAAAACGGACGCTACAAACTCGAGATAATCCCACCCCGTCAGTTTTGGATAAAGATTGGGCTGATCAGGCACATAGGCTATTCTTTCTTTTGCCTTAAGCGGATTTTTCCATATGTCGATACCATTAATTTCAGCAGACCCGCTTGTCGGCTCCAGCAACCCTGTCAGCATTTTGATAGTGGTCGTTTTCCCGGCACCATTCGGACCAAGAAAGCCGAATAATTCCCCCTTATTTACTTGTAGATTAAGACGTTTAACAGCTTCATGCCTTTTATATGTTTTTACCAGGTCCGTTAGTTTGATCGACTGGTCTTCCATCGTACTTCCCCCTCGAAATTGAGCTTGGGTCCAATTATAGCAGACTGGAAGAATCTTTATTAGCCATCTACAGCGATTTTCGTTCAAACTATAGCGATTCTTATTCAATCTACAGCGATTTTCCATAGCAAACAAAAAAGCACACACAGAAGTGCGTGCTATCGGCTACATATCATGATGCGGATTGTGTTTTTGCCGTGAGTGGTTGCGCTGTTTCACCTTATGGGATCCTTGCATCGGCTCGCCGTATGGCTGTTTCGGGCCCTTAGGCAGATCCGGCTTCTTCTGCTGCTTTGGTCCTTTAGGTTTTCCGCCCATTTTGCTTTTCCTCCTTTAACATGTCACCCATAGTGTTTGAGGAGGTGAAAAATCTATACGGAATTTGTTTAGGAAACCATGTTCTCTCTGCGTTTTCGGAGGCTGTTTTTCAGTATTCGGACATATGGCAGGAAAAAGCTGATAATAAATCCGCCGAATAATGCGTTGATCAATGTACCGATTCCGACCGCTCCGCTGAAACTGATTGCCAGGATGACCAGCACTACACTGATCGCTGCCCGCGAATAGGAAACATTCCAACCGGTCAGGCTTGATATGACCAGCATGGAACGATCGAGCGGGTTTGGTGCAATGTCCGACTGCAGATAAAAGGCAACGCCGAGTGCCATTAAAATTGTCCCTGCTAAAAGAGCCGACCATTCACCATACCATGTAATAGGAGCTACAACACCCTCAAGCAAAAACAGCCACGTATCAATGCCAATTCCGGTAACCAATGAAGTGATCAGAGCAAAAAATTCCGGACGCTTACGCTCAGCCAGTGCATTACCGAGAACCATTGTCAGACCGACGACAATTTCAAAGCTGCCAACTGTCAGTCCAAATGTCCGGTGAAGCCCAACAAGAAGCGCATCAAACGGTGAAGCACCCATTGTTGATTGAATCGTCAATGCAATCCCGAGCGTGAGAATAATCAATCCGGTCAAATAAAAATGGACGCCTGCACGAATCAGCCGCATGACACCACTCCTTTCCCGTTATGCCCATTAAGCTTTCTGCTGTGAGAAAAGATTTCTTCCTTATCGTCCGTTTCGTCCGTCATATCAGTCTAACAAAGATTGATAATAGAAGATATAAAAAAACTCCATTTAAAATGGTTTTTCAGCATTACAAAACTGTGCTCTCCATCGATAGCATGCCTTCTTGCAATGAGGAAGCAACTTGTAATCACGCTAAGTTACTTATTGATTGGATTGAGTTTGTTAACTTCTGATGGAGTTGCGACAACTTCAGCCAAACACTGCACAAATTTTGAACACAAAAAAGAAGCCTTACGCATCACCGCGCTAGGCTTCCTTTTCGTTTGTGAACGTTAGCTGCCGAGGGCTATTCAGCAGTCCATTCATCAATAAGATCCTGGTTTTCTTCAACCCATTTCCTTGCCCCATCAATTGGCTCTTCAGCATCGTTTACATATACCATAAGCTCACCAATTGCATCGTCATCCATTTTCCAGTTTTTCATCCATTCACTGACCTTTGGAAAGTCATCAGCAAATCCTTGACGAGTTGCGTGGTAAATTTTTTCAGCCTCACCGTATACGTTTTTCGGATCTTCAAGATATTTCAAATCGTACTGAGAAAAGACACGATGCGGGCTCCAAAGTGGTGCGACAATTGGCTCTTCATTTGAAATGGCATCGTCAATGGCGCTTATCATAGCCGGTTCCGAACTTGGAATCAGTTCATAGTCAAGGTTATATTCCGGAATCAAATCATCTTTCGTAACTTCCATCGTCCCGGCCCCTGAATCAAAGCCAGTGATCTCGCCATCAAACATTTCTTTATTTGCGTTCAGATCTTCAACACTATTGATATCTTCGAGGTATTTCGGCACGACAAGCCCTACTTTGGCATTGTCATACCAGGCATTTTCAGCGAAAAATACCTCATCTTCATACTCTTCAAGATAAGCTTTATCCTGAATTGGCAACCATACTTCCAGATTAATATCCAAATCACCGGTTGAGAGTGACTGCATGATGACACCCATATCAAGAAGCTGCAAATTCACATCATAACCTTTTTCTTCCAAAATCACTTTCCACATGTTTGAAACAGCAATGTTTTCTGCCCAGTTAATCTGCGCCATTTCAATGGTACCTTTGCTTTCGCTTGATTCATTATCGGATTCACTTGAACCTCCAGCCTCTTCTGATCCGGAACCTGACCCGCAAGCTGCTAACACAACGATTAATGCGAGTCCTAGTACGATTAGTTTGCTTTTCATGAACTTCATAAATGAATAAATTCCTCCTAATTGTTCTTGTTTTCTGGATGTACTGGCAAAAATTCATAAATTTCTTCTGACCGGATACTTGCCACCAAACGTTCCAGCCAACGGTAATACGTTTTGGACTGATCAAGCTGATGATAGATCTTTCGTGCTTCGTCTACTAAGTCATCCGAAACATCCTCATCTTCAAAAATCTGATCCAATTCAAATTCAGCTTGTTTAACAGCTTCAAGGTTCATTTTGGCTTCACGATCCCACATTTGACAGAAATAGGACATAAATGTATTGAAAAAATTCTTTTCAGCCGCATATGTATGTTTCCTTGATCCACGCTGGAATTTCTTTTTTACCATTTCAATTTCCTGGAGTTTTCGGACACTTGTGCTCATGCTCGGTTTGCTCATATCCAGTTCTTCCCGCATTTCATCAAGATTCATCTGATCTTCAAAATACATAGTGGCATATAATTTACCGGCAGCAGGTGTCACTCCATAGACATCCATTGTTTCAGCAATGGCTTCTATAACGTATCCTTTTGCCTGTTCCAATTTCTCCTTCGCCATCCCATCGTTGGAACCAGTCATAATGTCACCTCGCTTTTAATAAATTAAATACGTTAAATATATTCTTTACAATATTAATCATAACGAAATATAGAAATATGTCAAATATCAAAATGAAATTATTTATTTTTCCTTAAGTTTGGTGCTTTGATAACTGCACCTTCAAAGCAGCTTTTATCTTGGTGATCCCGCGCCCATGCACAGAAAAATAATTTTGAAAACCTTGATTTAAAATTGAAGTAGCGGGCTTGCTACGCGTTAAGGCGGGATAAACATCTGAATGTTTCTTTTTGACAAACAAAAAATAGCATGGTAAAGTCAGATTTGTTCAAAACGTTAAATAAATTTTTAATAAAATTAATCATTTGTAAAGGTGGTTTACGATGAACATAAAAAAACAATTGATCGATGACGCATGGGTGACATCCAGATCGAATGCCACCCGCGACATTATTAATCCTTTCAATCAGGAAGTCATCGCTAAAGTAACCGAGAGTGATGAAACGGATGCAAAAGCTGCAATTGCTGCAGCACGAAAAGCGTTTGACAAGGGCGATTGGGCAACAACACCTGCGACAGAACGCGGTAAAATCGTCCATAAAATTGCTGACTTAATTGAACGGGACAGAGAAGAACTTGCCGAGCTTGAATCATTGGATACCGGTAAAACCGTTGAAGAAAGCCGCGGAGACATGGACGATATCGCCGGTGTCTTCCGTTATTTTGCTGAAATGGCTGACAAAGACGGTGGCGAAATCATTGAATCGCCTATTCCGAATTCAACCAGCAGAGTGGTCCATGAGCCGGTCGGTGTCTGTGGTCAGATTACGCCGTGGAACTATCCATTGCTGCAGGCGTCATGGAAGCTGGCGCCGGCACTGGCAGCAGGCAACACACTTGTCATGAAGCCAAGCGAAATTACACCGCTTACTTCTATTAAAGTATTTGAATTAATGGAAGAAGCCGGTGTTCCGGCAGGCGTTGTCAATCTGGTGCTCGGTCCCGGCAATTCCGTTGGTGCGGAACTTTCAGTTAATGATGATGTCGATCTGATTTCATTCACAGGCGGTATTGAAACAGGCAAGCGGATTATGCAGGCAGCCAGTTCCAATGTGAAAAATCTGGCACTCGAACTGGGCGGTAAAAATCCGAATATCGTTTTTGCCGATGCTGATTTCGAAACAGCTGTCGACCAGGCGATGAACGCGGTGTTCTTCCATGCCGGACAAATTTGTTCAGCGGGCACCCGTTTGATTATTGAAGAAAGCATTCACGATGATTTTGTCAGTGCGCTTGTCGACCGTGTAAAGAATATCAAGCTTGGCAGCGGTTTTGACGAATCAACTCAAATGGGACCGCTCATTTCAAAAGACCATTTAAATAAAGTTATTCAATACGTGGAGAACGGTAAAAAAGAAGGCGCAACGGTTGCTGTCGGCGGCAGGCGTCCGGAAGATCCGGAACTGCAAAATGGCTTTTTCTACCTGCCGACAGTGTTGACTGACTGTACGACTGACATGGGCGTTGTGCAGGATGAAGGCTTCGGTCCGGTTATTACCGTGGAAAAATTCACGACTGAAGAAGAAGCGGTTCGTCTTGCCAACGACTCCATTTATGGGCTTTCCGGCGGTGTCTTTACAAATGATATTGCCAAGGCTGAGCGCTGTGTAGCGAAAATGCGGATGGGAACTGTCTGGATCAACGACGTAAATCTGTACTTCCCGCATGCGCCATGGGGTGGCTATAAACAATCCGGCATCGGCCGCGAACTCGGCAAAACAGGCCTGGAAGAATATCAGGAAACCAAGCATATTTTCCAAAACCTGAAGCCTGAACCCGTTAATTGGTTTTAAAGCCCTACCTTGAAGAGCTATATGACTAAAGAGCAGCTTGGCACGACGTCAAGTTGCTTTTTTGATTGATTGGCCGGACTGAAGATGTGAACTTCGGGATTTTCCATGTGAACTTCGGGGAAATCACTGTGAACTTCGGGATTTCTGGTGTGAACTTCGGGCTTTTTGCTTCCAACTTCGGGATTTAAATAAATTCTCCAGATCAATCCTATATTTTCTACCACTGGTACTACCTATTTTTTCAAAGTTTTCCTTTTGAAGTATATCTTTAGCTATATAGCTGGACCCTACCCGCAAAAAATCCCGCGCCTGCCGATTATTAATATGCTCCCCCACCAGCAGAGCATAATCCATCAGCGCCTGGCGATGAGCTGTTTTTGAAGTGCAACCGCAAAAATCACACCACCACTTCCCGCTTTTCCACTGCATTGGCACAGTCCCGCAGTCAGGACAGAGGACGCCTTTTATTAAATCATCATAATTCACATTAAATTGATCCATTCCGCCATCTTTTTCAGGCACATGTTCATTGAGTAAATGCCAGGAAAGATCGAGCAGCTGTTGTTCAGATATACGTGGCGTTTGATGTTTATCTATAAAAGAATCGACTTTGGAAAGGACTTTATCGCGGTGCATGACGATATCTGAAATGCGTTTATCGTTGTTGAGGTTTCGCAGGTAGGTGTCATCACGGCTATAGACAACAATTTTTTCGATGGGGACAGAAGGAAGGTCATACTTGCTGAGCCAGCTCAAAAGTCTCCTATACTGAAGATTGATTTGTTCAACGGGGTTTGTGAAGACTTCTACATTGTCGTCAATTTTCCGGTAAGTCTGTCCTAAATCGTCAAAATTTATGTTGTCATAAATATTCTTAACCTCGATGATCAGATAGAACCAGCGGGACAGCAGCAAAAAGTCAATTTGAAAGTGCTTATACTCATCGGGAAGCCTGATGTAGTGGAAAATCAGAAAATCATCTTCAGGCAAGAACTGCAGATGGTATCGCATAGCATTTTCGCCTTTATAACCGGAAAGTAAATTAGCGGCACGTTTACTTATTTTTTCTTTAAAGAGGTGAGAAGCTGGGATTCGCACGTCCAGCGCCTGTGCAGCGAGAATATGCCGGGGAATTTCAAGAGGCTTGATATACAATAAGGCACAACCTTTCTTATTTAGTTTTAGTGTCCAATTATTATTTCGACAAATCTTTTAAAAGTCCTGCTTTTTTAGTTAATTTGTGAACTTTATCATTTTAATTGTGAACTTTAGCGAATTCAGTGTGAACTTGAGCCCCCACCCACCTTCACCCCCAATAATCCGGATTGGTCATCCGCATTTCCTCAACCATGTCCTCAAGGTCAGCCGGGGTAATCACATAAATCGGGGATTCAGCTTGTGTTGCTTCGTCATAAAAATAACGATTGCTGCCGGTAAATTCCTCGTCAAGCAGCATCAAACAGCCACCGCTTTTCTCGATCAGCCACTTGTTGCTTGCCCGATATTGATAAGGCCCGCTGTAGCCACCTTTATAAAGCGGCCTGTAAAAGTCAGCGGCCGCCGTCAGTTTCTCATAGATCTGCTGAATCGGCTCCGGCCAGCGTTCTTCCTGATTCTCAAATGGCGGAATGAGGGCAAGCTTCACGCCATACTGGTTCCGCAATCCAAGTGCCACTTCGCCAGCCCAAAGCTCCACACCCATTTTCCCGGAAATAAGCACCCATTCCAGACCTTCTTCAATAAAGCTGATCAGCCGCTTTTCAATTGCTGCTTTAATGATATCGATGCGTTCGTCATCATGTTTGAAGATATTAACCTCCATTGGTTTATAGCCAGTGACCGCCAACACTTTCATGATATTCACTCCCCTCCGAAGATCGGTCCATCGTGCACGTACGTATGATATTCACCGGATTCACCCATGGGGCAAACATTCTCATATTTTAAAATATCGTCAATAAAGCTACTGTCAATTCGGCGGCCGGCCCAGCTATCGGGCAGCTTTTCCGCATCAACTTTGATGACTTCTGCCTTAAAGCCTGTATCTACAAATTCATGCAGCAATTCCAAAACTTCCGCCTGATCTCGCCATAAAGGATAAACAGGCTCAACACCAGCTTTTTGCGCCACCTGCTCACCCCAACTGCGATGTCCCTCAAGGTAAATATCGCCAAACGCGGCCCCATCAATACCATACCGTTCCTTCATACTGCCTAACATAAAAACAAAATCATTCGTGTATGTATGAAAATCCGTCTCGATAAAATGCACCGGAATGCTAAGCCGGTCCGCCTGATTCAAAACACGCTCGCGCTTTTCATTATGGGCAACCGTATCCCCGCTCTCTTTCCAGACCGTCGTCAGCAGGCAAGCCACTTGCAGCCCCTGCTTCTGCAAATAATAAAATGCCAGGCAACTGTCCTTTCCGCCGCTGAAAGATAACGCTACTTTTTTGACCATCAAACACTGCTCCTTCGAATTTAATCGTACCTTTATCGTAACACCAGGCCCTGTAAAACAACAGTCATATCCCATAGAAATGAATCGTGTTATCATAAAGCCGGTGATAAACGTCCTCATCCGGTATTCCTTTTAAAACTGCTATTTCACGAGCGGACCGGTGGATCATATGAGGATGTGTCATTTTCCCTTTAAACGGGCCTTCAAACGGCCACGGACCATCTGTTTCAACCATTATTTTATCGAGCGGAAATTGTCTGACCAACTCTCTGGTTTCTGCTTCATATAAAATATCCGGCGTCACAGAAATGAAGTAGCCGTTGCGCATCATCCGCTGCATTGTCTTGGAATCACCTTTAAACCAATGAAAATGAGCTTTGGATAGTGAATGCTTTTCCAAAAGATCGATCACCTCAGGCGCATCATCATAAATGGCATGGAGCGCAACCGGTTTATTCAATTCGGCAGCATTTCGTATGAATGCCTCTAAAACGTGCACATAAGCCTCCCGCTCCCGGGATGTCATCTCCCCTTCCCGCCGCAAATAATACGGCAGTCCGACTTCACCGACTGCCACAACCCTGTCGCTGTCTCGTTCAATCATCGCAAGCAAATCACCGACTTCTTCATCAGTTGGAAGCGGCTGTTCCGGATGAAAGCCAAACGCCGGTTTAACGCGATTGTCGGCATGAGCCAGCCGGATGGTCTCCTGAGCTGAAGCCAGATGATTGGAAACAGCAATCAAAGCATCTACATCGTTCGCTTCCATGTCACGAAGAATGCCGAAGCGCTCATCCGGCTTATACATATCAAGATGAATATGGGCATCAACAATCTTTTTAGACATCATTACCAAGCTCCCGGTAAATTGTTTTTTTCCATTCAAGGAATTCTGCTGTCAAAAACAGCCCCTCATCCCGTGGGCGGCTGAATGGAATCGTGAAAATTTCTTTAACGGATGCAGGCGACTGAGACAATACGATAATTCTGTCAGATAAATAAATCGCTTCTTCAATATTATGCGTAACAAACAAGATCGAGCGATGATGTCCCTGCCAGATGGACAGCAGCCATTTTTGCATCTCCAGTCGGGTAAATTCGTCCAGTGCTGAAAAAGGTTCGTCAAGGCAAATCAGCGGCTGTGGGCTCAATAGGCTTCGAATAAACGCAACACGCTGTTTCATACCGCCGGATAATTCAAACGGATAGGCATCTTCATAACCGGCGAGTCCGGCGTATTCAATCAGTTCCATCGCGCTTTCTTTATCCATTTTCCCTTGTATTTCACCGCCGAGCATGACATTTTTCAAAATACTTCGCCATGGCATTAGCGACGGCGTTTGTGGTGTGTAACTGATTGATCCGCGCTTGCCGTTAATCTTGTCACCTTCCAGCCAGATTTCACCGGCATCAGGCTCAAGGATACCTCCGATTAAATGGAATAAGGTGCTTTTCCCGCTGCCTGAAGGCCCCAGTACGGAAACAAACTCACCTTCATTTACCGTGAAATCCACATCGGCCAACACCTGGTGGTTTCCATATGATTTGGAAATGTGCTGAATATTGAGCTCGCCCATACGTCATTCATCCCCTTTCCGCTTCCACTTGATAATCTTCTTCTCAGCCAGCATGATAAGTGCGAAAAACAGCATGCTTAAAATGATAACGAATATAATCGCTACAAAGACCCGATCTGTTCTGAAAGAGGATGAAGCCATTGTCATATAAACGCCGATGCCATTATTTGCCCCGAGCCATTCGGATATAACAGCCCCCATCACACTATAGGTCGCTGAAATCTTCAAGCCTGAAAAAACATACGGCAACGCGCTTGGCCATTCCAATTTCCAAAACACTTGTTGTTTGCCGGCACCGGCCATTTTCATGTAGTGAAGCAGATCACGATCCGTCTGCCTGAATCCTTCAAGCGCTGAGACGGCAATCGGGAAAAAGCATACCAATGCAATAATGATAATCTTCGGCAACATGCCAAAGCCAAACCATACAACAAGCAGCGGCGCTAGAACGATAACGGGGATATTTTGCGAAATAATTAATAGCGGATACAACGCTTCACGAAAAGAGGGAATTAAATGTAAAACTGCTGCTATAACAATCCCCGCTGAACTCCCAATCACAAATCCGATTAAAGTCAGACGCACGGTTGAGACAATATGGTGCTGATAGTTCAGCCAATCTTCAACACCTGTCTGGACAATCAATGAAGGAGCCGGGAGCAGCCATGAAGGCACTTGGAAAATACGGGTCGAAACTTCCCAGACAATGACCAAAAGGATGAGAACCAGAACCGGTTTCCATCCTTTTTGCAGTAACTGTTTCATTAACGATATTTCTCCGTCAGCTTATCCATAGACGCACCGCCTTCAGTATGAAGAATTTTTACCTGGGAAATGATGCTTTCACTGCCCAGCTCCAACATACGCGCGTTCATCCTTTCAATGACAGCGAGAAGTTCGGACAGCTCGCCTTCCATAGTTGTTTCCAGCGGGTGCACCTCGTACGTCACGCCTGACTTTTCAATGACGTCAATAGCAGCATCGACATATGGAATGACATCTTCACCTTGTTTTGTTTTCGGGATGATTTGAATACTGACTAATGATTGATTCATATAGCTTCACTCCTTCTCTGTTTAACTGATTTGCTCAACATTGCGCTATTCCGGCAAAAATTCATTCGTAAACGCCTTCTCTGCTTCCAACCGCTCATCAAGCAAATCATTCTCGTACATCCATTCAGCATAATTCTCCCAGACTTCTTTCTTCTGCACACCCCATTTATCAGCATCATCCTGATATTTTGGCGATAGCCATTCCTGACTTTTCTTAACAAGCTCAGGATCAAGGTCCGGGACTGCTTCAATCAAAATATCAGCGGCTTTTCCAGGATTATCGGCGGCAAACTCATAACCCTTTGAAACAGCAGCCATAAATTTGCGTACAGTTTCCGGATTGTCGGCAATCATCGTTTCATTTGTCGTGATAACCGGTGTGTAATAATCCAGTTTTTCCGAGTAATCCGTCAAATACATCATGTTCAGTTCCTGACCGCGCATTTCTGCCTGAACACCTGTCCATGCATAGTAAATCCAGGCAAAATCAATATCCCGTTGGACAGCGGTAAAAAAATCCGTATCGCCCATATTAACGATATCGACTTTTTCGACGTCAGCATCCTTCTGCTGCATCAAAGAAGACAGTACTGCCTTTTCAACGGGCGCTCCCCAACCGCCGTATGTTTTTCCTTCAAAATCTTCCGGCGAGGTGATATTTTCTTCTTTCAGCGATGCAAACCCTGAGGTGTTATGCTGGATGACAGCACCAATTGAGACGAGCGGAATCTCCTGGACACGTGCTTCTGTCAGACTTTCTTGAGCCCCGATGCCAAATGATGCCTCACCGGACGCTACAATCTGATCTGCACCTGCCTCACCGGGCATCATAATCTCAACATCAAGTCCTTCATCAGCAAAATAACCGTTCGCTTGAGCAACATAAATCCCTGTATGGTTCGTATTTGGCGTCCAATCAAGCACAAAGGACAGCTGCTCTTTATCCCCGCTTTCTCCGGTGCTTTCTCCATTCTCACTGCACGCCATTAGCAGTGCCGCCATTACTGCCACGAAGAAAAGCATTGTTAACAATCGTCGCATGTGTTCCTCCCCCTTTTCGTTTTTCATGCTGCAGAGGGCAATACGCCTTGCAACCTGAAGGACGCACCAGTGAGCACTGGTGTAAATTCCCTGGGAAATTAAAAACGCTCCGGGCTCAAGGTCCGGAGCGTATCAGAATACACACATTGTAATCATAAACAATTCAGTGTTCCCTACGCTGGTTTCAGCCAGATCAGGTTCCAAGGGTCAGCATCTTAACGGATGCAGTCTCAACCGGCAACACCGGTCCCCCTACAACATTTAGAATTCAATTGTCATACAACGTTACTATGCCATAATTGCCGAAAATTTTCAATCTTGAGATGCCCGATTCAATTCAATGAATAATTGTGAGAATAACGGAACCATGATACATTTAAAGTGAAACTTCATTCAGTGGAGTGCTTTTCTCCACTTGGTGAAGGGAA
Protein-coding regions in this window:
- a CDS encoding TatD family hydrolase; protein product: MMSKKIVDAHIHLDMYKPDERFGILRDMEANDVDALIAVSNHLASAQETIRLAHADNRVKPAFGFHPEQPLPTDEEVGDLLAMIERDSDRVVAVGEVGLPYYLRREGEMTSREREAYVHVLEAFIRNAAELNKPVALHAIYDDAPEVIDLLEKHSLSKAHFHWFKGDSKTMQRMMRNGYFISVTPDILYEAETRELVRQFPLDKIMVETDGPWPFEGPFKGKMTHPHMIHRSAREIAVLKGIPDEDVYHRLYDNTIHFYGI
- a CDS encoding thiamine-binding protein, with translation MNQSLVSIQIIPKTKQGEDVIPYVDAAIDVIEKSGVTYEVHPLETTMEGELSELLAVIERMNARMLELGSESIISQVKILHTEGGASMDKLTEKYR
- a CDS encoding ABC transporter substrate-binding protein → MRRLLTMLFFVAVMAALLMACSENGESTGESGDKEQLSFVLDWTPNTNHTGIYVAQANGYFADEGLDVEIMMPGEAGADQIVASGEASFGIGAQESLTEARVQEIPLVSIGAVIQHNTSGFASLKEENITSPEDFEGKTYGGWGAPVEKAVLSSLMQQKDADVEKVDIVNMGDTDFFTAVQRDIDFAWIYYAWTGVQAEMRGQELNMMYLTDYSEKLDYYTPVITTNETMIADNPETVRKFMAAVSKGYEFAADNPGKAADILIEAVPDLDPELVKKSQEWLSPKYQDDADKWGVQKKEVWENYAEWMYENDLLDERLEAEKAFTNEFLPE
- a CDS encoding ABC transporter ATP-binding protein; translated protein: MGELNIQHISKSYGNHQVLADVDFTVNEGEFVSVLGPSGSGKSTLFHLIGGILEPDAGEIWLEGDKINGKRGSISYTPQTPSLMPWRSILKNVMLGGEIQGKMDKESAMELIEYAGLAGYEDAYPFELSGGMKQRVAFIRSLLSPQPLICLDEPFSALDEFTRLEMQKWLLSIWQGHHRSILFVTHNIEEAIYLSDRIIVLSQSPASVKEIFTIPFSRPRDEGLFLTAEFLEWKKTIYRELGNDV
- a CDS encoding ABC transporter permease yields the protein MKQLLQKGWKPVLVLILLVIVWEVSTRIFQVPSWLLPAPSLIVQTGVEDWLNYQHHIVSTVRLTLIGFVIGSSAGIVIAAVLHLIPSFREALYPLLIISQNIPVIVLAPLLVVWFGFGMLPKIIIIALVCFFPIAVSALEGFRQTDRDLLHYMKMAGAGKQQVFWKLEWPSALPYVFSGLKISATYSVMGAVISEWLGANNGIGVYMTMASSSFRTDRVFVAIIFVIILSMLFFALIMLAEKKIIKWKRKGDE
- a CDS encoding SLOG family protein produces the protein MKVLAVTGYKPMEVNIFKHDDERIDIIKAAIEKRLISFIEEGLEWVLISGKMGVELWAGEVALGLRNQYGVKLALIPPFENQEERWPEPIQQIYEKLTAAADFYRPLYKGGYSGPYQYRASNKWLIEKSGGCLMLLDEEFTGSNRYFYDEATQAESPIYVITPADLEDMVEEMRMTNPDYWG